The proteins below are encoded in one region of Oncorhynchus masou masou isolate Uvic2021 chromosome 15, UVic_Omas_1.1, whole genome shotgun sequence:
- the LOC135555742 gene encoding telethonin-like → MQVCTVIEKRAGAVVGAELACSVREENQAQRESYKADWNSVNMKTRAMDRQTMNMNDDSRRETYTRRWEARSLAQACPSGVYRVGTVERGVREHQLLPKRNTLPLPIFTPAQLGIRLGRGAPHTQEDLRPFPIPDGACPGKRAVVEITQDLPPAKPLRMEFAKAPKALGRSVSQEVQRG, encoded by the exons ATGCAGGTGTGTACCGTTATTGAGAAGCGTGCTGGGGCCGTGGTGGGAGCTGAGCTGGCCTGCAGCGTACGGGAGGAGAACCAGGCTCAGAGGGAGAGCTACAAAGCTGACTGGAACAGTGTTAACATGAAGACCCGGGCCATGGACAG GCAGACAATGAACATGAACGATGACTCTCGTCGGGAGACCTACACTCGTCGGTGGGAGGCTCGCTCTCTGGCCCAGGCCTGTCCCTCAGGGGTGTACAGAGTGGGCACCGTGGAGAGGGGTGTGAGGGAGCACCAGCTCCTGCCCAAGAGGAACACCCTGCCGCTGCCCATCTTCACCCCTGCACAGCTGGGCATCCGGCTGGGCCGCGGAGCACCACACACCCAGGAGGACCTCCGTCCCTTCCCCATCCCCGACGGTGCCTGCCCTGGCAAGAGGGCCGTGGTCGAGATCACACAGGACCTGCCCCCCGCCAAGCCACTCAGGATGGAGTTTGCCAAGGCGCCCAAAGCACTGGGCCGCTCCGTGTCACAGGAGGTCCAGAGAgggtga